Below is a genomic region from Helicobacter pylori.
TATTTTGAATGATTTTAGCGCTCTGGTAGGGGTGGTTAATGGGGGTTTGAGCGGTTAGTTTTTCCAAGTTGAAATCCCCTATAACTTTTGAAACGCATTCGGCAAAAGAGTAAAAATCCCAAGCCTTGCCCTTAGCATCAGGGTAGCTTTCTTTTTTTTGTAAGCCGCTCGCTAAAAAGCCTAGTTTTTGGATCTCTTCTCTTTTAGAGTTATACACGCTCCCCTTTTCATAAAGGGCTATGCTTTTAAACCCTAAATTTTTATTCCTTAAACTAGCGTCTAAAAGCCCGCAAACAAGGCTCGTTCTTAAGGTGTTTAACTCCGTTGTGATAGGGTTTTGCAATTCTAGGGGATCTTCTAAAACTTCAAAGCCTAGTTTTTGCTGTTTTTCTTTAGAATAAAACACATAATGAATGACTTCTTTAAAACCGCAAGCGAGAGCCTTGTGTTTAAGGTTTTCAAAAAAGCGGTGCGTGTCATAATGGGGGTTTGAATTTTTGTTACTGACGCTATCAAGGGGCTTTGAAATCAAATGATCAATCCCTACAAAGCGTAAGATTTCTTCAGCAATATCTTGGATCGTTTGAATGTCATGCCTGAAATTTGGTGCCACAACCTCTAAAATTTGGGGTTTTGAGTTTGGCTCTTTTATGCTAACCTTAAAGCCTAAACTTTTTAAAATGCCTTGAATTTTTTCTTCCTCTACAGCAAGCCCCAAAATTTCGGTAATGTCTTCAAGTTTGAATTTAAGGGCGCGATCTTTTAAAGAATGTTCGGTTTGTTTGCTTTCTAAAACCGTCGCTTTCAAATGAGCACTTAAAAAATTCAAGCCGTCTGATAAATTAGGGTTGCTCCCCCTAGCGCTTCTATAAATAAGGGCATTGTCTTTTTGAAGCGTTTTATCTTTTAGAATGTGTAATTTTAAAGACAGGCTTACAGGATCAATATAGCTCGCTTCTAAAAGCAAATGCCCGCTCAAATCTTTTTGATCTTGATGTTTTATAGCGATAGTGGAGCGTTTTTGATGGTTGATATAAACGCTTTCAAGGTTATTTTCATCGTTTTTCACGCTCAAATCAATAGGGGTTGCATTCAGGCTATAAGCGTTCATTATTACCCCACTAAAATGCACGCTAAATTCTATGAAATTGTTTAGATCGTTCTCGCTTAAGGCGTTATTGTGAGCGAGCGAAAGTTTGACATTTAAAGGGGTTTTTAAAGAATGGTTGCAAACCAAATAATAAGCCAGATGCGATTCAATATTTTCGCCCGCACTAAGCGTGATCAAATCGCTTTTTGGCGTAAAATTTAAAGCCTTAATAGGTTTTAGGGGCGTGTGATAAAACGCACTAACCTCTCTGGCAATCCCTAAAACGCTCAAGCAATCCCCACGATTGGGGGTTAATGAAATCTCTAAAACATGCGTGTTGAAAGGGGCGTATTCATTTAATTCTTTCCCCAAAACCAACTCCCCAACACTCTCATCTAATTCCAAGATGCCATCATTGATTTTAGGGAAGCCCAATTCAGCGCTAGAGCAAATCATGCCACAGCTTTCAACCCCCCTAAGCTCAGTTTTAGCGATGGTTGTTGAGCCGATTAGCGCCCCATTTAAAGCGACTGGCACGAATTGGTTTGGTGCGACATTTTTAGCCCCACACACGATTGGCAACACTTCTTTGCCAATATCCACTTGACACACGCTGAGTTTTTCGGCGTTTTTATGGGGGGCTTTTTCTAAAACCTTACCCACAACCACATTTTTAGGGGCGATACAAGGGATACAGCTTTCCACTTCTAAGCCTAAGCGGCTCAAATTCTCACAGAGTTTGGCTACATCTTTAGGCGCATCTACAAAAACGCTTAAATCATTGACACTCAGTTTCATTAAAAGCTCTCCAACACCCTCAAATCAGTTTCAAAAAAACTGCGCAAATCATTGATTTGGCAAGTCAGCATAGCCAATCTTTCAATCCCCATGCCAAAAGCAAACCCGCTCATATTCTCATACCCTATGGCTTCAAACACCGCATTATTGACCATGCCGCAACCCAACACTTCTAGCCAGCCTGTGTGCGAGCAAACCCTACAGCCTTCTTGCTTGCAAAACACGCAACTAATATCCACTTCAGCGCTTGGCTCTGTGAAAGGGAAAAAGCTAGAGCGCCATCTTAATTTCACGCCACCAAAGAAATAATGCAAAAAGTCTTCGATCACGCCTTTTAAATGTGTGAAACGGATATTCCCTTTTTGATCCACGACAAGCCCTTCAATTTGATGGAACATGGGCGTGTGGGTCAAGTCATAATCGCACCTAAAGGTTTCGCCTAAACAAATCATCTTAATGGGTGGGGTTTGTTCTTGCATGGTGTGGATTTGCACGGGCGAAGTGTGGGTCCTTAAAAGCTTGTGATCTTTAAAATAGAAAGTGTCTTGCATGTCTCTTGCAGGATGGTAAGGAGGCAAGTTTAAAGCGCTGAAATTATGGAAATCATCTTCCACTAAAGAGCCGATTTCAAGCTTGTATCCTAATGGGGTGAAAAATTCAATGATTTTATTTTTAGTATAATTCAAAGGGTGAGAAGAGCTTGTTTTGATAGCGTTAAACAAGCTCACATCAATTTTTTCTTTTTTCAAGCGTTCTTCTAATTCAAGCTCTATAATAGCCTTTTTTTTCAATTCAAAGGCTCTTTCAAACGCTTGCTTATAATGGTGGATTTCTTTGGCAAAGGCGTTTTTTTCTTCGCCGTTCAGATTTTTGAGTTGGTTGAATTTATCCGCAAAAACCCCTTTTTTACCCAAAGCATTCAAGCGCACTTCTTCTAACTCTTTGCTATTAGTAACCTTTTCTAATCGCTCTATTAAGGTGTGCAATAACGATCCTTATATTTTATTTTTAAAAAGCTATAATACAACTTTAATAAAAGAAAAACCTTAAAAGGGAGCAAAAAAGCATGAATGTGTTTGAAAAAATAATCAAAGGCGAAATCCCTTGTTCTAAGATTTTAGAAAACGAGCGTTTCTTATCCTTTTATGACATTAACCCTAAAGCTAAAGTGCATGCGTTAGTGATACCCAAACAAAGCATTCAGGATTTTAACGGCATCACCCCAGAGCTTATGGCGCAAATGACAAGTTTTATTTTTGAAGTGGTGGAAAAATTAGGCATCAAAGAGAAGGGTTACAAGCTTTTAACGAATGTGGGTAAAAACGCAGGGCAAGAGGTGATGCATTTGCATTTTCATATTTTAAGCGGAGACAAACATTAAAAGCGTTGGTGGTGTTTTGTGCAAGCGTTTTTAAATAGGAGTTTTGCTCCCTTACTCAACCCTAACGAGAATCCTTTAGAGCAAGTTAAATCCAGTATTATTTTAAAAAAAGGGGTGTCTTATTTTGACTGGGGGGCTTCAGGTTTAGCGAGCGTTTTAGTGGAAAAGCGCGTGAAATCTTTACTGCCTTATTACGCGAACGCTCATTCTGTCGCTTCTAAACATGCGATTTTAATGGGCATGCTTTTAAAAGAGTGCCAAGAAAAGTTGAAGCGTTCTTTAAATTTGAGCGATGGTTATTGCGTCTTGAGTGCGGGGTATGGGGCGAGTTCAGCGATTAAGAAATTTCAAGAAATTTTAGGGGTGTGTATCCCTTCAAAAACGAAGAAAAATTTAGAGCCGTATTTGAAAGATATGGCTTTAAAGCGTGTGATTGTAGGGCCTTATGAGCATCATTCTAATGAGATTAGCTGGCGTGAAGGCTTGTGTGAAGTGGTGCGTATCCCTTTAAATGAACATGGTTTATTGGATTTAGAAATTTTAGAGCAAACTTTAAAAAAATCCCCTAACAGCCTGGTTTCTATGAGCGCGGCTTCTAATGTAACCGGACTGCTCACGCCCTTAAAAGAAGTTTCATCATTGTGTAAGAAATATAAGACCACTTTAGCTTTGGATTTAGCGAATTTTAGCGTGCATGCTAACCCTAAAGATTGCGAATACCAAACCGGTTTTTATGCGCCTCATAAGCTTTTAGGGGGTATTGGAGGGTGCGGTCTTTTAGGCATTTCTAAAGATTTGATTGACACTCAAATCGCCCCGAGTTTTAGCGCAGGGGGCGTGATTAAATACGCTAATCGCACACGGCATGAATTTATTGATGAATTGCCTTTAAGAGAAGAGTTTGGCACGCCAGGATTGTTGCAATTTTACAGGAGCGCTCTAGCGTATCAATTGAGAGATGAATGCGGTTTGGATTTTATCCATAAGAAAGAAAACAACCTTTTAAGAGTGCTCATGCATGGCTTAAAAGACTTGCCCGCTATTAATATTTATGGGAATTTAACAGCGAGTCGTGTGGGGGTAGTGGCTTTTAATATTGGGGGGATTTCGCCCTATGATTTAGCGAGAGTTTTAAGCTATGAATACGCTATTGAAACCCGGGCAGGTTGCTCTTGCGCGGGGCCTTATGGGCATGATTTATTGAATCTTAACGCTCAAAAGTCAAGCGATTTTAACGCTAAACCCGGATGGCTTAGAGTGAGCTTGCATTTCACGCATTCCATAAACGATATTGATTATTTGCTGGACAGCTTGAAAAAAGCGGTTAAAAAATTGCGTTAAGCTAAAACTATTTTTAAGGAAAAATTTGGATATTTTAGATTTGAACAAAGCGCAAGCGGTGCAACCAAATGAGCAAGAGGTAGAGGATAAAGAGCGAGAGTTAAAAGAGCCGGTGGTTTTAGAAGATTTGAGCGCTTTAGCATGGCTTGAATTAGAAGAGTTTAGCCGCCTTTCAGGGCTTCCTAAAGAAAGGATCTTGGAATTAGTGAATCTTGGTAAAATCAAGAGCAAAATAAGCCACAACAAGCTTTTAATTGATGCGAGCAGCGGGACAAACGCTTTAATCAAAAAGGTAGAAAATAATTTGATTTCTATGGATATGAACGGGCGTTCTTTAGAACCTGTGTTTATGGAAAAGACCATTAACACGATTTTAAACTTGCATGATAAGGTCATTAGCGCTAAAGATGAAACGATTTCAGCCTTTAAAAATGAAAACATGTTTTTAAAAGACGCTTTAATCTCTATGCAAGAAGTCTATGAAGAAGATAAAAAAACCATCGATCTTTTGCGAGATGAACTCAATCAAGCGAGAGAAGAAATTGAATTTATGAAGAGGAAATACCGCTTGATGTGGGGGAAAGTCGCTGACATGAGCAGCGTGAATAAAAAGTAGTTTAAATTAACGCCCATGCTGAGGGCTTATTAGCGGTAATTTTAGGTGAATCTATGTTAGAATTTGGGGTGTTTTAACAGAATGCAAGCTTGAAGGAGAACCATGTCCATTTCACGCAGAAGTATCCTAACAAAAATCCCAATCGCGCTCGCTAGTGCTAATGTTTTGAAAGCTGTTGGTGTTTTTGAAAAAGTAGAATCCATTCCGCATGCAACGCATTTTGGCCCCTTTATCGCAAAGGTTCAAAATGGAGTAATTAAAGATATTGTCCCCCAAAAGAGCGATTATAACCCTACCATGATGTTAAAAGCGATGGCAGATAGGGTGTATTCAGATAGTAGGGTGAAGTATCCTTGCGTGCGTAAGAGCTTTTTAGAAAACAAAAAAAACCACAAAGAATTGCGCGGGAGAGAAGAGTTTGTGCGCGTGAGTTGGGATGTGGCGTTGGATTTAGCGGCTAAAAAGCTTAAAGAAATCCCTAAAGAAAACATCTATAATGCCAGTTATGGCGGCTGGGGGCATGCGGGTAGCTTGCATCGTTGTCATCATTTAGCATGGCGTTTTTTTAACACGACTTTAGGGGGGGCTATTGGCGCGGCTGCAAGAATAAACCCTATGATTGTAGGGGATGGAAGTTTATTCGCAACAAACCACTCATGAAGAGATGATTAAAAATTGTAAGGTGTATGTCATGTGGGGGGCGGATTTATTCAAGTGCAACCGCATTGATTATTTTGTGCCAAACCATGTCAATGACAGCTACTACCCTAAGTATAAAAGAGCTGGTATTAAATTCATCAGTATCGATCCCATTTATACCGAAACCGCTCAAGCCTTCAGTGCTGAATGGATACCCATCCGCCCTAATACTGATGTAGCGTTAATGCTAGGCATGATGCATTATCTTTATACGAGCAACCAATACGATAAAGCGTTTATCGCTAAATGCACTGATGGTTTTGATAAATTTTTACCCTATTTGCTAGGAGAGAGCGATAATGTGCCTAAGACTTTAGAATGGGCGTCTCAAATCACTGGAGTGAGTGCAGAAAAAATCAAAGAATTAGCGGATTTATTTGTCTCTAAGCGCACTTTTTTAGCGGGTAATTGGGCCATGCAAAGAGCTCAGCATGGCGAGCAACCGGATTGGGCGTTAATTGTTTTAGCCAGTATGATTGGTCAAGTGGGCTTATCTGGTGGGGGCTTTGGCTTTTCTATGCATTATGGAGGAAACGCTCAAGCGAGCTCTGGGGCAAGAATTGTTCCTATGATTTCGCAAGGGCATAATTCTGTAAAAAGCGTTATTCCAGCATCTAGAATTTCTGAAGCGATTTTGAATCCGGATAAAGAAATTGATTTTATGGGTAAAAAACTTAAATTACCTAAAATCAAAATGATCTACAATTGCGGGACGGATTTGTTGGGGCATGAAGCTGATACAAACGAGCTGATTCGCGCTTTAAGGACCTTAGATTGCGTGATCGTGCATGAGCCTTGGTGGACGCCTACGGCAAAATTTGCTGATATTGTCTTTGCTTCCACTAGCACTATGGAAAGAGATGATATTACTTTTGGAGGGAGTTATTCTAAAAATGTGGTTTATGCCATGCGTAAGGTGGTAGAGCCTGTTTATGAATCTAAAGACGATTATGAAATTTTCAGACAGCTTGCTTTACGCATTGGGGGCAATGAAACAGAGCAGAAATTCACGGAATCTAAGAGTTACATGGAATGGATTAAGAGCCTTTATGAAAAAAGCGATGGCCCTACTTTGAAATCGTTTGATCAATTTTGGAGGGATGGCTTTGTGGAGTTTGAAATCCCTGAAAATGCGAGAAAGTTTGTGCGTCATGCGAAATTCAGGCAAGACCCTATTAATAATAAGCTGGATACAGAGAGCGGGAAAATTCAAATTTTTTCTCAAAAATGCGCGGATTTTAAATTGGCCGATTTTAAAGGGCATCCTACTTGGTTTGAGCCAGCTGAGTGGTTAGGCTCTAAAATGGCTGAGACTTATCCGTTCCATTTAATCTCTCCGCACCCAAAATACCGTGTCAATTCACAGCTTGATAACACTTGGGTTAGGAATGTGTATAAAATTCAAGGCAGAGAGCCTGTAATGATCAACGAACTAGACGCTAATAAATTAGGCATTAGGCATGGTGAAATTGTAGAAGTGTTTAACGCTAGGGGGAGGTTGTTAGCAGGAGCGTTTGTAACTAAGAATATCCGTCAAGGGGTTTTGAGTATCCAAAAAGGGGCGTGGTATGACCCAGAAGATGTCAGGGTTAGAAACCCACGATGCAATGGAGGGCATGTGAATACGCTCACTTCTTTGCGCCCCACAAGCAGCATGACACAAGCCATTTCAGCCAATACCGCCTTAGTTAATATCAGAAGACTTAGAAAGTATGAACTGGTCAAGCCCTATCATTCCATTTCAACACCAAGCATTATTGGGGCTTAAAAAAAGTGAACATACTAGCATGAGAGTGTTTTAGAAAGACTTAAACGCTAAAGACTTGACCACTAGCCAAGCTGAAGCGTAATTCTCAATTTTTATATTATAATACCCAATCAATGTGTTTAATTTCTGTTTTCAATATTGACGCTTATAAGGATAAAAGATGAATATTTTTCAAACGAGTTTGAAATGTTGCATGGGGTTGGTTTTGTCTATGGGAGTCTTATTAGGGGATTCTAAAGCTTTTAAGATTAGGGTGGATAAAAGTTTAACCCCGCCCTTTTTGAATGTGCTTTCA
It encodes:
- the pheT gene encoding phenylalanine--tRNA ligase subunit beta yields the protein MKLSVNDLSVFVDAPKDVAKLCENLSRLGLEVESCIPCIAPKNVVVGKVLEKAPHKNAEKLSVCQVDIGKEVLPIVCGAKNVAPNQFVPVALNGALIGSTTIAKTELRGVESCGMICSSAELGFPKINDGILELDESVGELVLGKELNEYAPFNTHVLEISLTPNRGDCLSVLGIAREVSAFYHTPLKPIKALNFTPKSDLITLSAGENIESHLAYYLVCNHSLKTPLNVKLSLAHNNALSENDLNNFIEFSVHFSGVIMNAYSLNATPIDLSVKNDENNLESVYINHQKRSTIAIKHQDQKDLSGHLLLEASYIDPVSLSLKLHILKDKTLQKDNALIYRSARGSNPNLSDGLNFLSAHLKATVLESKQTEHSLKDRALKFKLEDITEILGLAVEEEKIQGILKSLGFKVSIKEPNSKPQILEVVAPNFRHDIQTIQDIAEEILRFVGIDHLISKPLDSVSNKNSNPHYDTHRFFENLKHKALACGFKEVIHYVFYSKEKQQKLGFEVLEDPLELQNPITTELNTLRTSLVCGLLDASLRNKNLGFKSIALYEKGSVYNSKREEIQKLGFLASGLQKKESYPDAKGKAWDFYSFAECVSKVIGDFNLEKLTAQTPINHPYQSAKIIQNNEIIGVIAKIHPKVIQELDLFESYYAEIDAFKLKRPAMLLKPFSIYPSSVRDLTLIIDENTAFSRIKKALEDAQIPNLSEILPLDIFKESHNSIALSVRCVIHSLEKTLNDEEVNSAVQKALEILEKEFNARLKG
- the pheS gene encoding phenylalanine--tRNA ligase subunit alpha, which translates into the protein MHTLIERLEKVTNSKELEEVRLNALGKKGVFADKFNQLKNLNGEEKNAFAKEIHHYKQAFERAFELKKKAIIELELEERLKKEKIDVSLFNAIKTSSSHPLNYTKNKIIEFFTPLGYKLEIGSLVEDDFHNFSALNLPPYHPARDMQDTFYFKDHKLLRTHTSPVQIHTMQEQTPPIKMICLGETFRCDYDLTHTPMFHQIEGLVVDQKGNIRFTHLKGVIEDFLHYFFGGVKLRWRSSFFPFTEPSAEVDISCVFCKQEGCRVCSHTGWLEVLGCGMVNNAVFEAIGYENMSGFAFGMGIERLAMLTCQINDLRSFFETDLRVLESF
- a CDS encoding histidine triad nucleotide-binding protein, producing MNVFEKIIKGEIPCSKILENERFLSFYDINPKAKVHALVIPKQSIQDFNGITPELMAQMTSFIFEVVEKLGIKEKGYKLLTNVGKNAGQEVMHLHFHILSGDKH
- a CDS encoding aminotransferase class V-fold PLP-dependent enzyme: MQAFLNRSFAPLLNPNENPLEQVKSSIILKKGVSYFDWGASGLASVLVEKRVKSLLPYYANAHSVASKHAILMGMLLKECQEKLKRSLNLSDGYCVLSAGYGASSAIKKFQEILGVCIPSKTKKNLEPYLKDMALKRVIVGPYEHHSNEISWREGLCEVVRIPLNEHGLLDLEILEQTLKKSPNSLVSMSAASNVTGLLTPLKEVSSLCKKYKTTLALDLANFSVHANPKDCEYQTGFYAPHKLLGGIGGCGLLGISKDLIDTQIAPSFSAGGVIKYANRTRHEFIDELPLREEFGTPGLLQFYRSALAYQLRDECGLDFIHKKENNLLRVLMHGLKDLPAINIYGNLTASRVGVVAFNIGGISPYDLARVLSYEYAIETRAGCSCAGPYGHDLLNLNAQKSSDFNAKPGWLRVSLHFTHSINDIDYLLDSLKKAVKKLR
- a CDS encoding DUF3972 domain-containing protein, with translation MDILDLNKAQAVQPNEQEVEDKERELKEPVVLEDLSALAWLELEEFSRLSGLPKERILELVNLGKIKSKISHNKLLIDASSGTNALIKKVENNLISMDMNGRSLEPVFMEKTINTILNLHDKVISAKDETISAFKNENMFLKDALISMQEVYEEDKKTIDLLRDELNQAREEIEFMKRKYRLMWGKVADMSSVNKK